The following are from one region of the Nitrospirota bacterium genome:
- a CDS encoding PBSX family phage terminase large subunit, with amino-acid sequence MRNREKIKIQTTPIFWKNEQAKTQIVVNRGGAGSSKSFSLAQLIIGKFVNEKEKKILVVRKSLPSLKLSVLMLFRDLFDKFKLMPYLKQERVMLNYFYKQNILHFGSVDDPEKLKSTEWNYIWMEEATEFTYNDFVMLKLRLRSPSKDGKTNQMFLSFNPTDEFHWIKEKVLNATEDATEICSTYRDNPFIHPEYKTTLENLVNQDPNYYRIFALGEWGRLEHIIFSNWIAVDELPEGGDVFYGLDFGYNNPTSMVKLIKHDRTIYAEELLYQSGLTNSQLIERLKDLITNRRSPVYADEAEPARIEEIFKAGFNVHPADKSVKDGIDFVKRYKLHIHKASANMLKEIRAYSYRTDKNGNILEEPVKFQDHLMDATRYGLYTHLREGVEPRIRSL; translated from the coding sequence ATGAGAAACCGAGAAAAAATAAAGATTCAGACGACACCAATCTTCTGGAAAAATGAGCAGGCAAAAACACAGATTGTGGTAAACCGTGGAGGCGCCGGCTCTTCCAAATCCTTTTCACTTGCACAGCTCATTATCGGCAAGTTCGTAAACGAGAAGGAAAAGAAGATTCTCGTAGTCCGTAAATCTCTACCGTCACTCAAGCTCTCTGTGCTCATGCTTTTCCGTGACTTGTTTGACAAATTCAAGCTGATGCCTTACCTGAAACAGGAAAGGGTTATGCTGAATTATTTTTATAAACAAAACATACTGCACTTCGGCTCAGTGGATGATCCGGAGAAGCTCAAATCCACAGAATGGAATTACATCTGGATGGAAGAGGCCACAGAGTTCACGTATAACGACTTCGTAATGCTTAAATTAAGGCTCAGGTCACCCTCAAAAGACGGAAAAACAAACCAGATGTTTCTCTCCTTCAACCCGACAGATGAGTTTCACTGGATTAAAGAAAAGGTCTTAAACGCCACAGAAGACGCCACAGAGATATGCAGCACATACAGGGACAACCCTTTCATCCACCCTGAATACAAGACCACTCTTGAGAATCTTGTTAATCAGGATCCGAACTACTATCGCATCTTTGCACTTGGTGAATGGGGACGGCTTGAGCATATAATATTTTCTAACTGGATAGCCGTTGACGAACTTCCCGAAGGCGGTGACGTCTTCTACGGCCTTGATTTCGGATATAACAACCCTACCAGCATGGTAAAACTTATCAAACATGACCGCACTATCTATGCCGAAGAACTGCTGTATCAGTCAGGGTTAACGAACAGCCAGCTCATAGAGCGGCTAAAAGATTTAATCACCAACAGGAGAAGTCCGGTTTATGCGGATGAGGCAGAACCAGCAAGGATTGAGGAGATATTCAAGGCAGGGTTTAACGTCCACCCTGCTGACAAATCCGTTAAGGATGGGATAGATTTTGTAAAACGATACAAACTTCATATCCACAAGGCAAGCGCCAATATGCTCAAGGAAATCAGGGCATACAGCTACAGGACTGACAAGAACGGCAACATCCTCGAGGAGCCGGTAAAGTTTCAAGACCACCTTATGGACGCCACACGTTACGGCCTATATACACACCTGCGCGAAGGAGTTGAACCAAGAATAAGGAGTTTATAG